The stretch of DNA CACAGGCGTACGGCAACGAGGCCGCGGTCGGCGACGGCATCGCCGCCGCCGGCGTGGCCCGCGAGGACGTCTTCCTCGCGACGAAGGTGTGGAACTCCAACCTCGCCCACGACGACGTCCTCGAGACCGCAGAGCGGAGCCTCGACGACCTCGGCGTCGACGCGGTCGACCTGCTGTACGTCCACTGGCCGGCCGGCGAGTACGACCCCGAGGGGACCCTCTCGGCGTTCGACGAACTCTACGAGCAGGGCACGATCCGCAACGTCGGCGTCTCGAACTTCGAGCCCCACCACGTCGAGGAGGCGATGGAGATCCTCGACGCGCCGCTGTTTGCCAACCAGGTCGAGTGCCACCCCTTCCTCCCGCAGGACGAACTGCGTGCCCACGCCGAGGAGCACGGCTACGAACTCGTCGCCTACTCGCCGCTGGCCCGCGGCGAGGTGTTCGAGAGCGACGTGCTGACCGACATCGCCGACGACCACGGCGTCAGCGCCGCACAGGTCAGCCTCGCGTGGCTCCGCGAGAAGGGGGTCACGGCCATCCCGAAGGCGACCGGCGAGGACCACGTCGCCGACAACCTCGCCAGCACCGCCCTCTCGCTGTCCGACGAGGAGGTCGCCCGCATCGACGACATCGACCGGACCGACCGCCGGATCGACCCGGACTTCGGCCCCGACGCCTGGGACTGACCACGCTCGCGGTCGCCCGGACTCGGCCCGTCGCGACGCCGACACGCCGTCGGCCCGGGGACCGGGTTCGACGAGACCCCGATCCGATCGACGGTGGCGGCCGCTGGCCCCGTCACTACTCGACGGCGGCTCGCGCTGCCTCGACCTGTTCGGCGTAGGCCTCGGCCACCCGGTCGAGGATCGCCTCGCCGGCGGCCGCCGTCGCGTGGTTCGGGTCCCCGAGGACGCCGTTCTCCGTGATCGTCTCCATCCCTTCGCTCAGCAGGCGCGCCGTGCTGACCTCGCCCTCGGTCCCGACCTCGAAGCTGTCGGTGTCGACCAGGTCCTCGGCGACGGCCAGCAACACGGCCGTCTCGACGGCCCCGGCGTGGACGACCGGCTCCCGGTAGTCGACGCCGGCGTCGGCCAACCCCGCGTTCCCCAGCTCCATCAGCTCCTGTAGGTCCGCCAGCGCGACGACGTTCGTGTCCAGTTCCCGGCCCAGCTCCGGCGCGACGGTGTTGACCGGGGCGAAGTTCCCGCCGTGGGTCGGGACGAGGACGACGTGGGCGAAGCCGTGCTCGTCCAGCGACCGGCAGTAGGCCCGGATCTGGTCCATCAGGACCGCCGGCGGGACGGTGATCGTCCCCGGGAATGACATGTGGTGGCCCGAACAGCCGGGCCGGATCGTCGGCGCGACGACGGCGTCGCCCAGTTCGTCGGCGATCCGCTCCGCGATGGCGTCCCCGCGGAGTGTGTCGGTCAACAGCGGAAGGTGCGGGCCGTGTTGCTCGACGGCCCCGACGGCCACGATGGCCGTGTCGACGCCGTCGTCGAGGGCCGCCTCGACCTCCGTCCAGGTCATCTCTCCGAGTTCGACAGTGTCGGTCGACATAGCCACACGGTCGGCGGCGGCGGAGAAAAGCGCTGTGTCGGGGTGGGAACTCTCGGCACGCCGGGGTCGAGGCAATCCTTATCCCCCGCTCGGGTGTACGTTTCGTCCGATGCCCTCCGTCGTCGCGGACACCCTGTTCAGTGAGCCGTCCGGCCGACCCAACTCGCTGGCCCAGTTCGCGAGCGCGCTCGCTTTCACCGGGATCTACGTCTGGAGTGCCAGCAACGGTTCCCCGCAACCCTGGCTGCTCGTGATGGTCTTCGGGGCGACGCTCGCCGGGGTCGCCGAGTCTCTCCCGAAAGCCCGACGGCGGACGGCGGGCGTCCTCCGTCTGGTGGCGCTCCTCTCGTTGTGCTGTCTCGTCGCCGCGATTGTTCTCGTTCCAGAACTCGTCGTCTGGTAGCTCCGCTCTCGGGGGCCGACGCCCCCGTGGACCGGGGCTACTCTTCCAGTTTCTCGCGCAGTAGCCCGTTGACTTCGCCGGGGTCGGCGCTGCCGCCGGTCTTCCCCATCACCTGGCCGACGAGGAAGTTCAGCGCGCCGTCCTCGCCGCTGTGGTAGTCCTCCACGGCGTCGGGGCTCTCCGCGATGGCTTCCTCGACGGCCTGCTGGACCTCGTCGCCGGAGGTCTTGCCCAGCTCCTCACGCTCGACGATCTCGTCGGGCGCGTCGCCCTCGTCGAGCATCTCCCGGAGGACCGTCTCGCGGGCGTTCTTCGCCGTGATCTCGTCTTCGGCGACGAGTTCGACGAGCCGGGCCACCTCGTCCAGCCGGTGGTCGACGTCGGTGATCGCCATATCGCGGTAGTTCAGCTCGCCCAGGAGGTTGTCGGCGACCCACGTCGCCGCCAGGTCGGCGTCGAACTCCGCGGCCACGTCCTCGAAGAAGTCCGCGACCTGCTTCGTGCTCGTCAGCTTCGAGGCCGCCTCCCCGCTGAGGCCGTACTCGGCGACGAACCGCTCGCGGCGAGCGTCGGGCAGTTCGGGGATGTCGATGGCCTCCTTCCAGTCGGCCACCTCCAGGGGCGGCAGGTCGGCCTCGCGGAAGTAGCGGTAGTCCTTCTCCTCCTCCTTCGAGCGCATCGAGACGGTGTTGCCGTGAGTCTCGTTGAAGTGGCGGGTCTCCTGTTCGACCGCGCGCCCGGACTGGATGAGCTTGCGCTGCCGGGAGGCCTCGAACGAGAGGGCCTGCTCCGCGCCCTTGTGGCTGGAGATGTTCTTGACCTCCGTGCGGTTGGCGTCTTCCAGCACCGACTCGTCGATGCTGCCGTCCTCGCTCACCTCGCTCGCGTCGACCATCGAGAGGTTGGCGTCGATGCGGAGGCTGCCGTCGCGGGTGGCGTCGAAGACGCCCAGGTACTCCAGCACCTCCTCCAGCTTCTCCAGGAACGCCCGGACCTCCTTCGGCTCCCGGAAGTCCGGCTCGGTGACGACCTCCATCAGCGGCGTGCCGGCGCGGTTGTAGTCGATCAGCGTGTAGTCGGCGCGGTCGATCGAGCAGACCCGCGACTCCAGGGGACCGGTGCCCTCCCGGACGTGCTTGATCGAGCCGGGGTCTTCCTCCAGGTGAGCACGCCGGATCGTCACCGAGCGGCGCTGGCCCTCGACGGAGAACGCGAGGTCGCCGTCCTGACAGATGGGGGCGTCGTACTGCGTGATCTGGAAGTTCTTCGGCAGGTCGGGATAGTAGTAGTTCTTCCGGTGGAACGTGGTCTCGGCGGGGATGTCGGCGTCGATGGCCTTCCCGACCTTGACGGCGGCCTCGACGGCCCCCTCGTTGACGACCGGCAGCGCCCCCGGCAGGCCCAGACAGACCGGGCAGGTGTGGGTGTTGGGCTCGTCGTCGCCGACGTCGGTCGAGCAGCCACAGAAGATCTTCGTCTCCGTCTCGAGCTGGACGTGGACCTCCAGCCCGATGACGGCCGCGAGTTCGCGGGACTCGGCGGCTTGTGCAGTCATTACCCGCGGTTCGGTGGCCGCCGGCTAAAGGCTAACGACCCCGTGCGCGTTCGACCCGGCGACGCGACGGGTCCCGATCCGTCGGGGACCCGCCGAACGTATCAAGTTCACTTTGTATGTCTGACGTAAGTTTATGGCTATAGGGTGGTTCGTTGACGCGTATGTGTGGCAACCGTGTCGAGGAGTTAGAGGAGCGCGTCAAGGAACTCGAAGCCTCCGTCGAGGGACTCACCGACGAGCTCGTCGAGTGCAAGGTCCGCCTGCGTGAACTGGAGAACACCGTCGACGAAGAGAGCGGCTTCGGGGCGGACGCACGGCGCGACTCCGCAGAGTCGTCCGAGACCGAGCCCGACACGGAGGCCGAGCAGTCCGGCGAGTCCGACGACGGCGGCGACATCATCGTCCCCGAGACCGGGGCCGACACAACTAACACGCCGGGTCCCGAGGGAGCGGACAAGGAGGACGAGGCCGCGTCCGAGTCGGCGGAGTCCGAGACCGACGACGACTCCGGCTCCGACATCATCGTCGCGTAGGAGACGGCCCACCACCGTATGCACATCAAAGAGCTGGTCCTCGACAACTTCAAGAGCTTCGGCCGGAAGACCCGCATCCCGTTCTACGAAGACTTCACCACCATCAGCGGCCCGAACGGCTCTGGCAAGTCCAACATCATCGACGCGATCCTGTTCGCGCTGGGACTGGCCCGCACCTCGGGCATCCGCGCCGAGAAGCTGACCGATCTCATCTACAACCCCGGGCACGCCGACGAGGACGTCGACGTCTCGGGCGAGCGGCAGGCCAGCGTCGAGGTCATCCTCGACAACGAGGACCGGACCTTAGACCGAGCGCAGGTCGTCAACGCCGCCGGCACCGAGGATGTCGGCGACGTCGACGAGATCAGTATCAAGCGCCGGGTCAAGGAGACCGAGGACAACTACTACTCCTACTACTACATCAACGGTCGCTCGGTCAACCTCTCGGACATCCAGGACCTGCTCGCGCAGGCCGGCGTCACCCCCGAGGGGTACAACGTCGTGATGCAGGGCGACGTGACCGAGATCATCAACATGACGCCGGGCTCGCGTCGCGAGATCATCGACGAGATCGCCGGCGTCGCCCAGTTCGACGAGAAGAAGGCCGACGCCTTCGACGAGCTGGAGGTCGTCCAGGAGCGCATCGACGAGGCGGAACTCCGCATCGAGGAGAAACGGGACCGCCTCGACCAGCTCGAAGACGAGCGCGAGACGGCCCTGGAGTACCAGGAGCTCCGCGAGGAGAAAGAAGAGTACGAGGGCTACCGGAAGGCCGCCGAACTGGAGGACAAGCGCGAGGAACTGTCGGCCGTCGAGGACCGAATCGAGGACTTGGAGGACGAACTCCAGGACCTGCAACGCGAACTCGACGAGCGCCAGGGGAAAGTCGTCCGCCTGGAGGACGAGCTCCACGAGCTCAACAACGAGATCGAGCGCAAGGGCGAGGACGAACAGCTCGCGATCAAGCGGGAAATCGAGGAGATCAAGGGCGACATCTCCCGGCTGGAGGACAAGATCGAGACGGCCCGGCAAGCCGTCGAGGACGCCGAGAACGAGCGCCGGCAGGCGTTCGTCCAGATCGACCGCAAGCAGGAGACCATCGACGACCTGGAGAGCGACATCCGCGAGACCAAAGTCGAGAAGTCCAACGTCAAGGCCGAGATCGCCGAGAAGGAGACCGACCTCGCGGAGGTCCAGCAGCGCATCGACGACATCGGCGAGGAGTTCGAGGAGATCAAGGACGAACTCGATGCGAAACGCGACCGGCTGGAGGCGCTGAAAAGCGAGCGCAACGACCTCCAGCGCGAGCAGGACCGCCTCCTGGACGAGGCCCGCCGCCGCTCCAACGAGGAAGACGAGAAACGCGCCGCCATCGAGGACGCCGAGGCCGAGATCCCCGAACTGGAGGCGGACATCGAGGACCTCGAACGCGAACTGGAGAAGGCAGAGCAGAACAAGGAGACCATCGGCGAGGTGGTCGACGACCTGCGGGCCGAGAAGCGCGAGCTCCAGTCCGACCTCGACGAGCTGGAAGACGAGATCAGCGCGAAACAGCAGGAGTACGCCCAGCTCGAGGCCAAGGCCGGCGAGGACGGCGACTCCTCGTACGGGCGCGCGGTGACGGCGATCCTCAACGCCGACCGCGAGGGCGTCCACGGCACCGT from Haloarcula litorea encodes:
- a CDS encoding creatininase family protein, which translates into the protein MSTDTVELGEMTWTEVEAALDDGVDTAIVAVGAVEQHGPHLPLLTDTLRGDAIAERIADELGDAVVAPTIRPGCSGHHMSFPGTITVPPAVLMDQIRAYCRSLDEHGFAHVVLVPTHGGNFAPVNTVAPELGRELDTNVVALADLQELMELGNAGLADAGVDYREPVVHAGAVETAVLLAVAEDLVDTDSFEVGTEGEVSTARLLSEGMETITENGVLGDPNHATAAAGEAILDRVAEAYAEQVEAARAAVE
- a CDS encoding DUF7518 family protein, whose amino-acid sequence is MCGNRVEELEERVKELEASVEGLTDELVECKVRLRELENTVDEESGFGADARRDSAESSETEPDTEAEQSGESDDGGDIIVPETGADTTNTPGPEGADKEDEAASESAESETDDDSGSDIIVA
- a CDS encoding aldo/keto reductase is translated as MPMLGLGTWQNDDADQCAETVETALEMGYRHVDTAQAYGNEAAVGDGIAAAGVAREDVFLATKVWNSNLAHDDVLETAERSLDDLGVDAVDLLYVHWPAGEYDPEGTLSAFDELYEQGTIRNVGVSNFEPHHVEEAMEILDAPLFANQVECHPFLPQDELRAHAEEHGYELVAYSPLARGEVFESDVLTDIADDHGVSAAQVSLAWLREKGVTAIPKATGEDHVADNLASTALSLSDEEVARIDDIDRTDRRIDPDFGPDAWD
- the gatB gene encoding Asp-tRNA(Asn)/Glu-tRNA(Gln) amidotransferase subunit GatB translates to MTAQAAESRELAAVIGLEVHVQLETETKIFCGCSTDVGDDEPNTHTCPVCLGLPGALPVVNEGAVEAAVKVGKAIDADIPAETTFHRKNYYYPDLPKNFQITQYDAPICQDGDLAFSVEGQRRSVTIRRAHLEEDPGSIKHVREGTGPLESRVCSIDRADYTLIDYNRAGTPLMEVVTEPDFREPKEVRAFLEKLEEVLEYLGVFDATRDGSLRIDANLSMVDASEVSEDGSIDESVLEDANRTEVKNISSHKGAEQALSFEASRQRKLIQSGRAVEQETRHFNETHGNTVSMRSKEEEKDYRYFREADLPPLEVADWKEAIDIPELPDARRERFVAEYGLSGEAASKLTSTKQVADFFEDVAAEFDADLAATWVADNLLGELNYRDMAITDVDHRLDEVARLVELVAEDEITAKNARETVLREMLDEGDAPDEIVEREELGKTSGDEVQQAVEEAIAESPDAVEDYHSGEDGALNFLVGQVMGKTGGSADPGEVNGLLREKLEE